The following are encoded in a window of Fusarium oxysporum f. sp. lycopersici 4287 chromosome 5, whole genome shotgun sequence genomic DNA:
- a CDS encoding diphthamide biosynthesis protein 4 — translation MASPEVATHYQVLNLTPTLLDTQHDSTPLIKRAYHRALLRNHPDKVTNSDPSSVCFTVDQITTALTILSDPSCRAAYDAALRVSRPSEKRDGSFQIGVESVDLDDLAFDEDQECWYRPCRCGNEHSYEFCEADLEEVSDEGELVVGCLDCSLWLRVHFAVIEDEQESHPSNKTSKDKT, via the coding sequence ATGGCCTCACCAGAAGTGGCAACGCATTACCAAGTCCTCAACCTCACACCCACGCTACTCGACACACAGCATGATTCAACACCCCTCATAAAGCGCGCCTATCACCGGGCCCTCCTCCGTAACCACCCAGACAAAGTCACAAATTCAGATCCATCCTCTGTTTGCTTCACAGTCGACCAAATCACAACTGCTCTCACCATCCTTTCCGACCCTTCTTGTCGGGCAGCTTACGACGCCGCGCTGCGAGTGTCTCGCCCGagcgagaagagagatggCTCTTTTCAGATCGGCGTGGAAAGTGTTGACCTAGATGATCTGGCATTTGATGAGGATCAGGAATGCTGGTACCGCCCTTGTCGCTGTGGGAATGAGCATAGCTATGAGTTTTGCGAAGCAGACTTGGAAGAAGTGAGTGATGAGGGGGAGCTTGTGGTTGGCTGTCTCGACTGTAGTTTGTGGCTTCGAGTTCACTTTGCCGTTATTGAGGATGAACAGGAATCACATCCTTCAAATAAAACTTCGAAAGATAAGACTTGA